One region of Neisseria mucosa genomic DNA includes:
- a CDS encoding IS110 family transposase, which translates to MYYLGIDVSKKTIDCCLISDSIFYERRFDNTEDGFGRLDDWIQEYTAEAVHCCCESTGIYHEAIAAHLRQKHTVSIVNPSKIKGFREAEQTRTKTDRQDARLIAEYCRRMQPQAWQPPTEEQEYLQAITDYIARLKQQRAAEQTKHQTAPDTIRHHIQTTIDHLNRLIATVQNELKDFYRQNPIYNEKKNRLKTIDGIGESAASALLAKLIRYDFANQNQFAAYLGLDPKIKDSGTSVKGKSRISKQGQKNARKALYMPALVAYRMNAFPAFTARLKARGKPPKLIIVAIMRKLAVIAYQLYKTGKDYDRSRYRN; encoded by the coding sequence ATGTACTACCTAGGGATAGACGTATCAAAGAAAACCATAGATTGCTGTCTGATTTCAGACAGCATTTTTTATGAACGGAGGTTTGACAACACAGAGGACGGATTCGGACGGTTGGACGACTGGATACAGGAGTACACAGCCGAAGCAGTGCATTGCTGTTGCGAATCGACAGGAATCTACCACGAAGCCATAGCCGCCCACCTAAGGCAGAAACACACCGTAAGCATAGTCAATCCAAGCAAGATAAAAGGCTTCAGAGAAGCCGAACAGACACGAACCAAGACCGACAGGCAGGACGCTAGGCTGATAGCCGAATACTGTCGAAGAATGCAGCCGCAAGCATGGCAGCCGCCGACAGAAGAGCAAGAATACCTCCAAGCCATCACAGACTATATAGCTCGCCTTAAGCAGCAGAGAGCCGCAGAGCAGACCAAACACCAAACCGCCCCCGATACTATCCGCCATCACATACAGACCACAATAGACCATCTGAACAGGCTTATAGCAACCGTACAAAACGAACTCAAAGACTTCTACCGCCAAAATCCAATATACAACGAAAAGAAGAACCGCCTGAAAACCATAGACGGTATAGGCGAATCCGCCGCTTCTGCCCTGCTCGCCAAACTCATACGCTACGACTTTGCAAATCAAAACCAATTTGCCGCTTACCTCGGTTTAGACCCAAAAATCAAAGATTCGGGGACAAGCGTCAAAGGAAAGTCCCGAATATCAAAACAGGGGCAAAAGAACGCCCGTAAAGCCCTGTATATGCCCGCCCTCGTCGCTTACCGTATGAACGCCTTTCCAGCCTTTACAGCCCGCCTCAAAGCGAGGGGAAAGCCCCCGAAGCTGATAATAGTCGCCATAATGCGAAAACTGGCCGTCATTGCCTACCAACTGTATAAAACAGGTAAAGATTACGACCGTTCCCGATACCGAAATTAG
- a CDS encoding zonular occludens toxin family protein — protein sequence MLYLFTGVPGSGKTLQVVSMLAKRKDFKNRPLFIDGIPDLKIPHEEIPEGESIKTWPKWAPDGAIIVVDECQRIFRPRSSSSAVPDYVAELETHRHRGLDFLLITQHPRLIDVHLRSLIEHHTHFGKTNLGLRRKLEWTTGGAKEPESRANIKEALVSVYKLDKSVYGLYKSAEEHTKIRTKRSKVLYLIPVAIAMLGGGLYYFASFWKNLEKPIETAGQTAQAHIAAPAASPEAQAAAAPAADDGAAGRYAAAKVQTPSEPPKPHLTEEDYKPRIEERPETAPIYDGMNKAVKVMPWPAACIKAENRCTCYTDQGTKIKDIGKQTCLNYVKDGLPFNPYKAQTAENAKPTQTAYTPDAPQVLTMGGQIPQNLMYDGYNDKALTNVGGKIN from the coding sequence ATGTTATATCTGTTTACAGGCGTACCCGGTTCGGGCAAGACACTTCAAGTAGTTTCCATGCTCGCCAAACGCAAAGATTTTAAAAACCGTCCCCTGTTCATTGACGGCATACCTGATTTAAAAATACCCCACGAAGAAATACCCGAAGGCGAAAGCATTAAAACGTGGCCCAAATGGGCGCCCGACGGTGCAATCATCGTCGTTGACGAATGTCAGCGTATATTTCGCCCCCGTTCCAGTAGTTCCGCCGTTCCCGACTATGTCGCAGAACTGGAAACCCACAGACACAGAGGATTAGACTTCCTGCTTATTACACAGCATCCTCGCCTTATAGACGTACACCTCCGCTCCCTGATTGAACACCATACCCATTTCGGAAAGACCAACCTAGGACTTCGCCGCAAGCTCGAATGGACGACAGGGGGCGCAAAAGAACCCGAAAGCAGGGCGAACATCAAAGAAGCCCTTGTCAGCGTATATAAGCTCGATAAGAGCGTGTACGGACTGTACAAGTCAGCCGAAGAACACACCAAAATCAGAACCAAGCGCAGCAAGGTTCTGTACCTGATACCCGTCGCAATAGCCATGCTTGGCGGAGGTTTGTATTATTTCGCTTCCTTTTGGAAAAATTTGGAAAAACCCATAGAGACAGCGGGACAGACGGCACAGGCACATATTGCCGCGCCAGCGGCAAGCCCCGAAGCGCAGGCGGCAGCCGCTCCCGCGGCGGACGACGGCGCAGCGGGGCGCTACGCAGCCGCAAAGGTGCAAACGCCGTCCGAACCGCCAAAGCCCCATCTGACTGAAGAAGACTATAAGCCCCGTATCGAAGAACGTCCTGAAACCGCCCCGATATACGACGGCATGAACAAAGCCGTAAAAGTCATGCCGTGGCCTGCTGCCTGTATCAAAGCAGAGAACCGCTGCACCTGCTATACCGACCAAGGAACGAAGATTAAAGACATCGGCAAACAAACCTGCCTGAACTATGTAAAAGACGGCTTGCCGTTTAATCCGTACAAAGCTCAAACAGCCGAAAACGCCAAACCGACGCAGACAGCCTACACTCCTGACGCCCCGCAGGTCTTGACAATGGGCGGTCAGATCCCGCAGAATTTGATGTATGACGGATACAATGATAAAGCCCTTACCAATGTGGGCGGGAAAATAAATTAG